A genomic segment from Nematostella vectensis chromosome 6, jaNemVect1.1, whole genome shotgun sequence encodes:
- the LOC5501982 gene encoding transcription factor MafB → MALVNMFNISDENAFLNDLYMYDDWSMNVCSNMTIGEEEEESNNDVQELFDPVEDDERSCCPTESSASENNTSTTENNTRNGSRTEVLEEFTDEQLLKIPVKELNRKMRGLENSEIVRLRKRRRSLKNRIYASVCKKKRVAEQKTYEVQNRILVKERNTLKMELEKVKTERDKIKEAYQTLEKVFIMLSGVANKTASQVHATT, encoded by the coding sequence ATGGCGCTTGTGAATATGTTCAACATAAGCGATGAGAATGCGTTCCTTAACGACTTGTATATGTACGATGACTGGTCAATGAACGTGTGTAGCAACATGACTATCGgcgaggaggaggaagaatcAAACAACGATGTACAAGAGCTGTTTGACCCGGTGGAGGATGACGAGAGAAGTTGTTGTCCTACAGAGAGTAGCGCTAGTGAAAACAACACCAGTACCACTGAGAACAACACGAGAAACGGTAGTCGTACAGAAGTTCTGGAAGAGTTCACAGACGAACAGCTGTTGAAAATCCCGGTTAAAGAGTTAAACAGAAAGATGCGCGGACTAGAAAACTCAGAAATAGTCAGGCTACGCAAGCGAAGGCGAAGTCTGAAAAATCGCATCTATGCGAGTGTGTGCAAAAAGAAGCGAGTGGCGGAGCAGAAAACATACGAGGTCCAGAATAGGATACTAGTAAAGGAACGAAACACGTTGAAGATGGAGCTGGAAAAAGTAAAAACGGAGagggacaaaataaaagaagcGTACCAAACGCTCGAGAAAGTATTCATCATGTTATCTGGGGTGGCTAACAAGACTGCCTCCCAGGTTCATGCGACTACATAG